The sequence CGCGCCGGTCTCGCCACGCACCAGCACCGTGACGTAACCGCCGCCGACGAACTGGCGCCCGATGAGCCGCACTTCCGCCGCCTTGGTCATGGCGTCGGCGGCTTCTATCGCCGGCACCAGCCCGCGCGTCTCGATCATGCCCAGCGCGATACCCGTTACTTCATTTGCCATAGCTAATCTCCTGATTAAAAGTATTTAAAACCGGTTATAGCTTTCGCTATAACCCCACGCGGTTACTAGCTGACACCCGCCGGCAGGATCTGCTCCACCTCGCCATGCACGCGCGCGATGATGTGCGCCGCCACCAGGCCGTCACCCACGCGCTCGCACGCATCCGCGCCAGCACGCACCGCCGCGTTCACCGCGCCGGTCTCGCCACGCACCAGCACCGTGACGTAACCGCCGCCGACGAACTGGCGCCCGATGAGCCGCACTTCCGCCGCCTTGGTCATGGCGTCGGCGGCTTCTATCGCCGGCACCAGCCCGCGCGTCTCGATCATGCCACACACTACTGCTTACAAAAACACCTGCTTACTACCGTGTTGACGGCTTCTGCGCTATACCTGCTGCTCCGCCAACATCTTTTTCGTCCCAACCATCTATGATGCCGCCGATGGTGAGGTCGGTGAGCACGCGAAAGTCGCCCGCTGCGTAACGCGCCGCCGAGCCGCTCATGGCGAACACCCATTTGCCGGGCGGCACGCCCACCGGATCCACCGCCACGCTCAACTTGCCCTTGGCGTCGCGCAGTAC comes from Gammaproteobacteria bacterium and encodes:
- a CDS encoding BMC domain-containing protein, giving the protein MIETRGLVPAIEAADAMTKAAEVRLIGRQFVGGGYVTVLVRGETGAVNAAVRAGADACERVGDGLVAAHIIARVHGEVEQILPAGVS
- a CDS encoding carboxysome peptide B, producing the protein MEILQVMSDLVCTQRVEGLYSASLRVLRDAKGKLSVAVDPVGVPPGKWVFAMSGSAARYAAGDFRVLTDLTIGGIIDGWDEKDVGGAAGIAQKPSTR
- a CDS encoding BMC domain-containing protein, with protein sequence MANEVTGIALGMIETRGLVPAIEAADAMTKAAEVRLIGRQFVGGGYVTVLVRGETGA